CCATGTCCCGCATTACCCACGCCGGGCTCCTGCGGAGCAGGTTCGGCGTGCTGGAGGTGGAGCGGGCGCTGGAGGCCGCCGGGGCGCACGAGGCAACCCTGCTGGAGGCCAACCTGCGTGGGTTGGGCGTCATAGCCAGCCTGGCCCCGATGCTGGGGCTTTTGGGCACCGTAACCGGCATGATAAACGCGTTCTCCGCCATTTCGCTGGAGGGGGTGGGCAACCCCACGGTGGTGGCCGGCGGTATCGCCGAAGCCCTTATCAACACCGCCGCCGGGCTCGTGGTGGCCATCTACACCCTGGGTTTTTACCACTATTTCCGGGGCAAGGTGGACAAGCTTATCTACGAGATGGAGGAAATAAGCCTCCGCCTGGTGGAAGACATCATGCACACCGTGGAGGCGGTGTCCCGCAGGCATAACGAGAAGGTGGCGTTCGAAGATGAAGTTTAAACGAAACCGGGAGGAGGACTACGCCCTCCAGCTGATTCCCCTGATAGACGTCGTCTTCTTCCTTCTGGCTTTCTTCATGATCTCCACCACCTTCGCCGACCCCACCAAAAGCATGGACATCGAACTGCCGGACTCACAGGCGGGCGCCGCCGCAAACGACCTTAAGGTGGTGGAGATAGACATCAACCGCGAAGGGGAGATTTTCTTCAACGGGGAGCCCGCCGACCCAAAAACCCTCAAGGCCCTCATAACCGAAAAAATGCGGGGCATGAAAAAACGCTCGGCCATCGTGCGGGCGGACACATCGTCAAACCACGGCAAGGTGGTTCAGGTGATGGGCATCTGCAAAGAGGCCGGGGTGAACGATATCGGGGTGGCTGTGCGGCCATGACGCTACGCGTTGTCTTCTGCGCCCTGATGGCCCTGTTAATCGCCATCCCCCCCGCTTCCGGCTGGCGGGACCGCGTCAAATCAAATGAAAAACCAACCCCCATCCCGTTTGACCGCAAGAAACTTTCCCACCGGGACGTCAGGCTGGCCGTGGCCCTGGCCCAGCAACCGCTAATGGTCCGGTACTCTGGATTTTCCACCCCCATGCGCACGGCCCTTTTTTTCCTGGATCACCCGACGCTGGCCTATAAACTTTATAGCCTTATGATCATCCGCCCGTCTTTCGTGCTCGCCGATGAGGGGCCGGGCGTTGGATGGAGCGCCACGTTTTACCCCGGCGCCAAGTACTTTGTATCCCCGATCACCTGGATCGGGGATACCATGTTCATCAAGTTCAGTTTCGTGGAGCGGACGGACTACTGGTTCGAGTTGAAAACAACCGGTTACGGGGTGGTGGTAGCGAAAATGGAACCGTACGGGCCGGTGGACACCAACCTGTCGTATGACATTTACGCGGTTAATGGCTCCTCAGCCCTTGATAAGCCGAAGCCCCTCTCTTTCCTCCAGAAAAGGATGATTCTGGAGGATTTCAGCCTGGCTGTCAGCGAATTAAACAAGATAATCGTTGAGGTGTACGAAGACCCGGTGTGGGCGCTGGGTAAAATGGAGGACGATATCCTGGATGGGGATGACAACACATATACCAAAGAAGAAATAAAGATTTTAAGGGAACATTTCACCGAGCGTTTGAAAAATCCCCCTAAGTCGAACATAAGGCGTTAGCCCCCCCCAAACTATACTTTCCTGTCCCGAATGGAGGCGGCCACGATGGCCGCATGCCGGTTCATCACCACGTTGTGCGCCCTTATTATCGCCGCGCCTTTCATTACCGCCAGCGCGGTGACTGCCGCCGTGCCCGCGTCGCGCTCCTGGGGCGGCGCGCCCAGGATCTTGCCCAAAAACGATTTCCTGGAGGCGCCCACCAGCACCGGATAGCCCAGCTCCACAAGCTCGTCAAGCCTGTTTAGTATCTCGATATTGTGTTTTGCGGTCTTGGCGAACCCAAGCCCCGGGTCTATTATGATTTTCGATACTCCAGCCCGCCCCAACGAAGTTATGCGGCCCGTAAAATAACTTTTCAGCTCCCCCATCAGGTCGGCGTACCTGGCCTTTTTAGCCATGTCCCGGGGTGAGCCTTTCATGTGCATCACCACCACCGGCAGGTTGTATTGCGCCGCTATCCGGGCCATTTGAGGGCTGGAAACCCCGGTCACGTCATTTATTATCACGGCCCCGGCTTCCACGGCCTCCCGGGCCACCTCTGGTTTGCTTGTGTCCACCGAAACGGGGACTTTTGGATGGCGGGATACTATGCCCCGGATGACCGGTATAACGCGGCTGATTTCCTCCGGCGCGCTTACTGGTGGGGCGCCGGGGCGGGTGGATTCGCCCCCGATGTCCAGTATGTCCGCCCCATCGGCCACAAGCCTGTCGGCCTGGGCCATGGCGTCGGCTGTGTTTGAGTACAGGCCCCCGTCTGAAAAAGAGTCGGGCGTGATGTTTATCACGCCCATGATGAGCGGCCGGTTGAAAGGAAGCCTTAGCTTCCCGCAACGGTATTGCCGGGGAAACCCTGGCGGAGGGTTACTCCCCTCTCTTTTCGGACTTTTCGACGACGAAGGTTTCGATGGCATCGCCCACCTTGAGGTCGCTATAGCCTATGCCTATGCCACACTCGTACCCGGCCACCACCTCTTTCACGTCGTCTTTGAGCCTGCGAAGGGATGTGACCTTGCCGCTGTAGATAACCACGTTGTCGCGGATGAGCCGGGCTTCGTTCCCACGGTTCACTTTGCCGGAAGCCACCAGACACCCGGCGATTATCCCAACCTTGCTCACGTTGAACACCTGGCGCACCTCGGCCTTGCCGGTGACCTTCTCCACGAACACAGGCTCCAGCATGCCTTCAAGGGCCGCCTTGATGTCGTCAATGGCGTTGTAGATGATGCTGTAAAGGCGCACGTCCACGTCTTCGGCTTCGGCCTGGGCCTTGGCCTTCTCGCTGGGGCGCACGTTGAACCCGATAACGATGGCGTCTGACGCGGCGGCCAGGGCCACGTCCGTTTCGGTGATGCCGCCCACGGCGCCGTGTAGCACCCGGATGCGGACATCGCCCACCTTGATGTCTTCCAGCGCCTTCTTCACCGCTTCGATGGAACCCTGGAAGTCCGCCTTGATGATGATGTTCAGCTCTTTTACGCCGCCCTTGGTTACCTGGGCGTGCAGGTTTTCAAGTTTCAGGTGCCCCTTGGCCTTGGCGCCTTCCTGCCGCTCGGCGTTCATCCTGTTTATGGCCACCTGGTGGGCGCGCCGCTCGCTCTCCATCACCATGAAAGTCTCGCCCGCCGTGGGAACGCCGGAAATGCCCAGCACTTCCACCGGCGTGGAGGGGCCTGCGCTGTCTATCCTGTGCCCCTTGTCGTCTATCAGCGCCCTCACCTTGCCGTGATGCACGCCAGCCACAAAGGGGTCGCCTATTTTTAGCGTGCCTTTCTGCACCAGCACCGTGGCCACGGGGCCTCGGCCCTTGTCCAGCTTGGACTCGATTATGGCGCCGAACGCGGGCCTGTCCGGGTCCGCCTTCAGCTCCAGCACGTCCGCCTGCAGAAGGAGCATTTCCAGAAGATGGTCTATACCTATGCTCTTCTTGGCCGACACCTCGCAGAATATGGTGGAGCCGCCCCATTCCTCCGACACCAGCTCGTGCCCCGCCAGCTCCTCGCGTATGCGCTGGATGTTGGCTCCGGGCTTGTCTATCTTGTTCACCGCCACCAGCACCGGAACGCCCGCCGCCTTGGCGTGATGGATGGCCTCCACCGTCTGCGGCATCACGCCGTCGTCTGCGGCCACCACCAGCACCACCAAGTCGGTCACAGCCGCGCCGCGGGCCCGAAGGGCCGTGAACGCCTCGTGGCCCGGGGTGTCCAGAAACACCACGGTGCCTTTGCCCAGCTTTACCGTGTAGGCGCCGATGCGCTGGGTTATGCCGCCAGCCTCGCCTTCGGTGACGTTGGTTTTGCGTATCGTGTCCAGCAAAGAGGTTTTACCGTGATCCACGTGGCCCATGATGGTGACCACCGGCGGGCGGTGTTGCAACAGCGAGGCGTCTTCCACCTCCACCTCTTTGGCGCCAATCTCGGTCTCCTCGCGGGTGACGATCTCGTACCCCATCTCCAGGGCTATTTCCTTGGCCACGTCCGCCTCGATGGTCTGGTTGAGGGTGGCCATTATCCCTTTGCCGATGAGTTTGCGGATGATCTCGTTGACGCCCACCCGCAGTTTCTCGGCGAATTCCTTCACCGTGGTGGCTTCGTCTATAACTATCTTGCGGGCTTCGGCCTCCTGCTTTTCCCGCTCTTCCTCGGCGATGAGGCGTTGTATCTCCGCCTCCTCCTCGCGCTCTTTGCGTCTTTTCTCCTCCAGCTCCCGGTTGGCGCGGCGGGTTTCCTCATCCTCACGGCGGCGCGCCTCGCCACCTTCGTGGCGTTTCAGCTTATCCAGCTTCTTGGAGTCATCATCCTCCCACCGGCGGTCGCGCTTGTGATCCTCTTTTTTCTTGCCGAACTTGTCCGCGCTATCTGGTTTTTTGGGCAAAATAGGCGGAGCGCTGGGCCCCTTGCCTCCCGGGCGCGGCGGCTCCCCGGGCCTGGTGAATCCCGGCCTTGGGCCGCGGAACTGCTCACCACCGCCGGGCCGCCGGTCTTGCCGGAACCCTCCAGGGGCGCCCGGCCTCGGGGGCTGGCCACCACCGGGCCGCTGGCCTGATGGGCCTGTATATGGCGGCCTGGCGGGCTGGCCGCCGACGGGCTTCTGACCAGGGGGCACTGTATATGTGGGCCTGTAAGGCGCGGGCCTGGGCGCAAGCGGCGCGCGTTCCACCGGAGGTTTTGGCGCTGGCGCAGGAGCGGGCGCGGCTGGCGCCGGTTTAATCTCCACGGGAACTGGCGCAGGCGCGGGAGGGGCGGGAGGGGGCGTTACTTCCACCACCGGGGCCGGAGCCTCCGCCTTCGTCTCCACCGGCGGTTTCTCTTCCACGACGTCGGGTTTTATCTCAAGTTGCGCCGGTTCTTCCTTCACAGCCTCCACATGCTCTTCATGGGCCGGAGCAGGTTTCTCCGCTGTTTTCGCGGCGGCCTTCTTGCCGGATGCGGCTTTGGGCGCGGGTATCTCTTCCTGTTTGGACTCGGCGGGTTTGGCTTTGGCTTTGGTCTTCACCGTTCCGGCGATCCCCATGGCATGGGTCTGGCGGCGAAGCCTGTCCGCCAGGCTGTTCTCTATGGTGGAAGAGTGGCTCTTAACCGGGTATCCCATCTTGCTGAGAAGGTCCACCAAAGTCTTGCTTTGCACGCCAATTTCTTTGGCTAGCTCGTAAACGCGAATACCGGACAAATCGCTCTCCTAACAAAATATTTCAAGCCCTTTTGGCCGTTCCCGCCCAGTGGGCCACCTATACGGTGAATTGTTTATGATAATAACTGTTTAACGTCTGTTCAATCTTTAAATTAAGCTAGTACGGGTTGTCTCGGTGGGATTGACCGGATGGACCTCCCGCAAAATGGCCCGCTCCGGATGGAAATGGCCGGTCAAACCAGGGTCAGTATCACTC
Above is a genomic segment from Nitrospinota bacterium containing:
- a CDS encoding MotA/TolQ/ExbB proton channel family protein; amino-acid sequence: MKISSLSRMMSVFCAAMALWPSAALAQAGEQSAASVWVTAFFQRGGPVIWVIVLCSVLSITIALERAYTLRKKKIINTDFLHDVKKYAVKGEFEKALMVCRKVDVAMSRITHAGLLRSRFGVLEVERALEAAGAHEATLLEANLRGLGVIASLAPMLGLLGTVTGMINAFSAISLEGVGNPTVVAGGIAEALINTAAGLVVAIYTLGFYHYFRGKVDKLIYEMEEISLRLVEDIMHTVEAVSRRHNEKVAFEDEV
- a CDS encoding biopolymer transporter ExbD, producing MKFKRNREEDYALQLIPLIDVVFFLLAFFMISTTFADPTKSMDIELPDSQAGAAANDLKVVEIDINREGEIFFNGEPADPKTLKALITEKMRGMKKRSAIVRADTSSNHGKVVQVMGICKEAGVNDIGVAVRP
- the folP gene encoding dihydropteroate synthase, whose translation is MPSKPSSSKSPKREGSNPPPGFPRQYRCGKLRLPFNRPLIMGVINITPDSFSDGGLYSNTADAMAQADRLVADGADILDIGGESTRPGAPPVSAPEEISRVIPVIRGIVSRHPKVPVSVDTSKPEVAREAVEAGAVIINDVTGVSSPQMARIAAQYNLPVVVMHMKGSPRDMAKKARYADLMGELKSYFTGRITSLGRAGVSKIIIDPGLGFAKTAKHNIEILNRLDELVELGYPVLVGASRKSFLGKILGAPPQERDAGTAAVTALAVMKGAAIIRAHNVVMNRHAAIVAASIRDRKV
- the infB gene encoding translation initiation factor IF-2 gives rise to the protein MSGIRVYELAKEIGVQSKTLVDLLSKMGYPVKSHSSTIENSLADRLRRQTHAMGIAGTVKTKAKAKPAESKQEEIPAPKAASGKKAAAKTAEKPAPAHEEHVEAVKEEPAQLEIKPDVVEEKPPVETKAEAPAPVVEVTPPPAPPAPAPVPVEIKPAPAAPAPAPAPKPPVERAPLAPRPAPYRPTYTVPPGQKPVGGQPARPPYTGPSGQRPGGGQPPRPGAPGGFRQDRRPGGGEQFRGPRPGFTRPGEPPRPGGKGPSAPPILPKKPDSADKFGKKKEDHKRDRRWEDDDSKKLDKLKRHEGGEARRREDEETRRANRELEEKRRKEREEEAEIQRLIAEEEREKQEAEARKIVIDEATTVKEFAEKLRVGVNEIIRKLIGKGIMATLNQTIEADVAKEIALEMGYEIVTREETEIGAKEVEVEDASLLQHRPPVVTIMGHVDHGKTSLLDTIRKTNVTEGEAGGITQRIGAYTVKLGKGTVVFLDTPGHEAFTALRARGAAVTDLVVLVVAADDGVMPQTVEAIHHAKAAGVPVLVAVNKIDKPGANIQRIREELAGHELVSEEWGGSTIFCEVSAKKSIGIDHLLEMLLLQADVLELKADPDRPAFGAIIESKLDKGRGPVATVLVQKGTLKIGDPFVAGVHHGKVRALIDDKGHRIDSAGPSTPVEVLGISGVPTAGETFMVMESERRAHQVAINRMNAERQEGAKAKGHLKLENLHAQVTKGGVKELNIIIKADFQGSIEAVKKALEDIKVGDVRIRVLHGAVGGITETDVALAAASDAIVIGFNVRPSEKAKAQAEAEDVDVRLYSIIYNAIDDIKAALEGMLEPVFVEKVTGKAEVRQVFNVSKVGIIAGCLVASGKVNRGNEARLIRDNVVIYSGKVTSLRRLKDDVKEVVAGYECGIGIGYSDLKVGDAIETFVVEKSEKRGE